TGAGTCTATCCTGGGCAATCTCGCTGGCAACACGAGAAAGAACCGAGTTGACGTAGCCGGTGTTGCTGCCGATCGAAACGGAGATAATGTCGCAATCATCCGAGTCAGCGGCGAGCATACCCTTGAGAACCATGTCGTTAGATGTCCCATCCTCGCAGCCAAAGACCTTATACATGTAAATCTCCGAATCGGGCGCAACTCCGGCAAAGTCCTGGTTAGAAGCGGCGATGATGGACGAGACAAAGGTTCCGTGACCAGCGCAGTCCGTGAGGGCGGTAGAGTTCTCCTCGAAGAGGTTCTTTCCGCCGGCGATCTTGCCCACCAGAGCTGGGTGCGACACATCTACACCACTGTCAACCACACAGACGCGCTGACCGGCACCGGTGATGTTGCGATCGTGAAGCTCGCTGACGCGGGTAGCGATGTGAGGGTTCCATTTCTTCGTTCCTGAGGTGACTTCGAATGAGACGTCTAGGGTGATGGGCTGTACTGGCCAGGCATTGGCGACGCCCGGCAGGCTTTTGATGTCGTCGACGACGCCGGACGAATCGTCGTTTGCAATCTCGACGGACACGCCCTTGAAGCGACCCGAGATGGCGGAGAAGTCCTCCTTGACGGTGGCCTCGTAGCCGAGAGATGAGATCTGACCGACAATGGAGTCGCCGACAGAAGAGTCCTGGCGGGTGCTGGGGCCGGTCGAGTCTTGGAGCTCGACGATGTACCGGCCGGAAGCAGCGTCGGAGGCCGGGGTTGTGAGGCGGGTGCGGCCGCTGGCGAAGCCACCCTCGGCTGCCGTGACCGGTgagacggcggcggctgcGACGAGGGCCGCTTGGAGGATTCCGGAAACCCGAGCCATTGTAGTGAGCTCGACTAAGATCGGCAAGTTGACAATCGATCTCGGAATATAAACGAGAGACAAGCAGACGGGAGCTGTTGCTTGAGCTCTTCTTCTAGATCAAGGCCCCCTAAGGGTCCAGTCCCTTCTATTTATCCAGTTCATCATCTTTCACGATCCCGCAATACGGGATGGGACTTTGAAGTAGTGACAGGGTCCCACGATACGAGCTGGAACCGCACCCATTAGATCCAAGATCACAATGCTCAACCAAATTGCCTATTAATTACAGTTTTATGGGCCAGTCAACCGATAACCGGAGCGCAACGGCAAGCGTTCAGGGTCGTAAAGACGGATGTAACTCCGAGGGCTTGGCAGGCACCGTGTTTCCCTTGACTTCTGCCCGTATTCCCGAAAGCGGCAGGTCGTTGAAAAAGACTCACTTGTAGGAAGGCCGGGGGTGCGAACTTTATCAGCTCATCTAATCAATCTTTGTGGAGCTCGGCATGTACACACCACGCATTGCAGCCATTGCTAAGGGCTTTGTGAGATGGAGACTTTCGTGTTGTCTGCACGTTGCGGTGGGATGGGTGGGAGGCCGTGGAGATTTGCCTTGATTCGCTTAGCCCTGTGGTAAAATAAGCTCAACTCGGAGGGCCGATGTTACCATGGCTGGCCACTATCGGTGATGCTCCGAGCTCCGAGAGTGGGCTTCGAATGAGGAGTCTGAGGTGATTAAAAGGTTCCGATCCAGGATTCGGGTGATCACTTCTTCGAGTGAGGTTGCTCATACATCTTGGTTTTGGTACAGCATTCGGGTTGCGGGACTTGGGTAAGCGGGGCCAAGCTGCCTTACATGAGTCTCATCGAATAGCGGAGTGAAGGCTGAGCCAAGCTCGAGCACCCAGAGATCATGAAAGTCAAGCTCATTGAAGCCTCTAGTTTCTCACTTACTACATCAAGGCTTTGAGGTGTGAGCTCTAGCCGTAAGACTGCAAACCAGCAAGAGCTCAGGGGTAATCGAGGGATGCCGAATGGGCGCAGTGTTGGTATATGTTCAACTCAATTCGCACTTCGTCTTGCATCATTTAAATGATGGAGCTGGCCAGGACGCCTTGCGCTGAATTGGAGTTTCACTTCGATTCATGTAATCAACGTTGAACCTAGGCAATCACCTCACTTTCATTCAAGATGACGAGTGTGGATGAGCATGAGTGGGTTGAATAAGGATCTGAGGAACCAGCTAGATTGGGCGGGGCGGTTCTATCTAGATCTGTTGTTTGAACAAATCGATTATCCTCATTCGCTTCCGTAATTTTAATGCACTTGTGGGTATTGTACATGCGAATCCATCTTCAGGTCAGAAGCTGGGGCGCGGGTAACACGGAGGTCCTGAGGAGACATGAGCCGAGTGTGTATTAAGTGAGCCAATCTACACACCATGAGGCTGTTCGATCCTTGAGGCAGAGTTTTTCTTGTATTAGAAAGAGGACAGCACTCCTGCGTTGTCGAGACCTTGGCCTCTTCGGGAGTCTTTCTCAACCTCTCGTCGGCTCGGGTCACTGAGAAAGTGAGACGTCTGCAAGAAGCTGGTTGCGTGAGACCAGATGAGGAGATTACTTTGCCAAAgctttcttatataaatgTGAATTCTCATAGCACTCTCTAGTATCTGGCGGTCTGGCGATGAATCTTACACATTAACAATGTTCATTGATGGTGAATGAGGTGGTTCGCCATCTTCAATGAGAGTGAGAGGGAGAAGGAGGGGTGATGTGATCCACATAGTGTTTGATATCAAGAACACTGTATCGTGGGCAAGAACTGCACACAACATACAGTGCCAATAGACTGGCAAAAGGCGGCAATCAAATCAGGCAACCAGACTAAGAGCTGTGCCGCACCcgcctgccgccgccgcttctTGGAGGCCGCTTGCCTCTCTCTCACCTGCCGTCATCTCATTGCTCTCTGAATACTCTCTTTCTGCCTTATAACCATCTCCAACATCAAATGTCCACGAATCGACTTTCGTTGAGTCCATCCTTCGTGGTTCATTCGCAGTATCCGCTGGCTCGGCGGCCGGTGTAAGTCAACCGTAGACGACACCACCAAGTCATCTCTCACCATGCCTCTTCCTCGAGAAACATTCAACCTGCCACCGCCGAAGAGGGTTCGACGACAGTCGCGTACCAACCAAGGAGCTTTGTTCGCTGCAGGCGTCGCCCCATCAGATGCTGACAAGTTTGCCTCGATTCCGCCCTACTGGACGCCTGCCGAGGACTCTTCCTTCGCGGACGTCTACCATGGGCCCTCCATTTACGGCGATAACGCCTGGTCCCAAAGCCATGGAATCGGTCAGTTAGGTCAGAGGCTCGGGAAAGCTCTGCCTATGGACGATTCATTTGCGTTCAACATCTTCCAGCCTACTGCGCAGGCGCCCCCTCCCCCAGCATTGAGCACAGTGTCCAGCGTCACAtattcttcctcttccattGTCTCCCAGCCTTCATCTGCTGGCTCCGGTGTATCACCCACACAGATTGACTTCCCGTATGAATGGCCGACTACAAGCACTGCCTCGACAAAGCATTCCACAACTCAAGGTGCCGCTGATAGGTCTACTGATTCTACCGCCTCTACCGCCAGAGCTCAAAGCCGCTTTATTTGCTTGGGCCACCAATGCGACGAGACTTTTGACCAAGAACAAGACTTGGCCTTCCATTTCAAGGCGGTCCACACTCACACATGCAACTGGGGAGGCTGCGAACAACCCAGCTTTTCTTCAAAGGACGGTCTCACCTGGCACGTCAAGCTGGAGCATCTCGTCGTCTGCCCGGCCCCTGGATGTACCGAGAGCTCGTTCCAGACCAAACAGATCCTTGAGAGTCATTTAAGATGTGCTCATCCAGATACCGAGGGCAATTTCGAAGGGAAATCGAAGGAGCCACTTTCGAAGCCGACGCCTCTCGCCCAAACCATGGCTATGCCATCCTCGTCTCACGATACCAGCAGTTTCCCAGGACTATTCCAGAAAGATAGCTTGGAGGAACGAGCTTTAAAGCAGATACTGTCCGTCACGGTATCCAAAAAGAAGTGTCGAGGAAAGTTGAGGGATGTTGTTGAGAGGAGGTATAGAAGAGAAAGAGCACACAAAGGTGACTGATCCCAACTCCAACTCACGAGGCTGGTATTCTGACATCGGCAGGCCAAACTTCTCTCGCAGCCGACAGCCCAAGCGATTTGTCCCGGCCTCTCTTGACACAGTTGCTCAATAACGCGAGTTTCCCTTTAGTGTGGGAGCATGCAGTTCTACCATTTCTCTCCGAGTTCATCCCAAAATGGTGCGGCCCCAAGCACAGCATCGACGCCCCTCGCGGTAAGACACCGGGCGCGCGGCAAATCCGCATCACAATTGAAGGCGAATTGCCCTCGCGAGCTCGTAAGATCATTATTGCAGTACACGTCAGAGACCTTCTACCCGAAGCGCATCGAGACGGCGTCAAGTTACTCTTCCTCAAGGGCTATGTTGAACGAAGTGTCTGGGCCAGAGGGCTGAGCAAGGAGATGCCTGATGATATCTGCATGGCCAAGAACCCATACTACTTCAAAGACCCGTGCATGGGCGACAGCATTGGTATCGAAGGCGGTGCAGAGTTCGAGGAAAGCACGTCGACGTTAGGGCCCTGTCTGCTCATCGGTGGCGGCAGCTACTGGCTTGCCAACTTCCACCCCTTCGTGGAGGCATACCAGAACTCGAAGTCGGTCAGCGTTCAACACCCATCCCCCAACGACCGAGCCCGTTGTGTAGAAGAAAAGCACGATACGCTGCCTGAGACAGACTTTGCTCTAGGTAGCCTCGCCGCCACATCGGGACTCGACCTGAAGACGACTCGCATTTCACATCACCCCTACTGGGAAGAATGCGATAAGGAGCCCCCTCTTATCGCGACTGATTGGGTTCTCGTCGCTTCCAAGACCAGTCAAGCCAATATTCTTCGCCGATTCCCCTCGGAGACCATGCCTCTTCTCAAAGAAACACCAATCAAGACAACAAGCGCCGTTGTGCCGAGTGCCACTGTAGTGTCGACGGGTCGAACATCTGGCCAGCAAAGGGGCGAGGTCTGTGACATTCCAGCGTACGTCAGCGCCGAGATGAATGGTACTGGCAAGGCCACGCGCGAGTGGTTCATCGAAGAGCCGTGCCCTTacgacgacgaagaaggGTGGATTCGCGGAGGCATAGGCGTGGAGGGCGACAGCGGCGCTGCCATTATTGACGCTGAGAGTAACTCCTTGGTCGGCCAGCTTTGGGGTCGCAATAGATATTGGGGTAGCGGTCCTCGCGTAACGTATTTCACTCCCATCGGCGATCTATTTGATGATATTCAGGAGAGATGTGGCGAGCAAGCTCGACCTCAGCTCCCGCAGTATCGGGATGAATCAGAATGTTATCCAGTCTACCCCTCTTGTCGACAGTGCTACGACCTACGAACCTACCTCGACAGCCGACGGAGTTCCCGCGAGTCACTTCGGTCCATGATCGGGCACAACGAAGGCGATCACGGAGACTTGACGTCGATTGGTGGAACATCAGAGCTGGCGACACCGAAGGACCACGCACTCTGGGCCCGGACCTCTGGCTTCGAGGAACTCGGTTCCTCATTTACCAGTATCATGTCACCTTCCGGCGCTCACCCATCCTCCCTCACGCCACAACCAGGTACCCCAGGTATCGTAGATATCAAAAGCCCGTACGCCCTGACCCTGAGCGCAGAGGATCTCTACGGAGACGACTTCACGGGGACGACAGAACGCGGCTCCAGCAAGCGAGCAGCCGCAGTTCCATTGGCACGAAGTTCAAGTCATAGTACCAAGAGGCAAAGGTTGCATTGATTATGCTCTTTCGAGGCCGATTGATATCTCCGGTATCAGCCAGGGAATCCGCCTCTCGCCATCTTCTTTGCTCTTTGATCGCGGCGATTGTGGTTTGCCCGAGAGCTCTTGCTGGCTTCCTTTCTCCTCCGCGCAGCCTCGGTCTCCTTTTCGCCAGTAGGACCGGCCACATTACCGCCTCCACGGCCTCCGCCTCCTCTTCCACCACGGCCGCGACCTCCTCGTCCACGgccgcctccgccgcccCGTGAGTAGCTGCCACCACCATTTTCAGAGTCCTCTGCGCCAGAGCCAGCCGGACTAGCTCGCCATGCCGTTGACAGAATCTCGGTCTGAGTACCGGTGAATGCAGCGGCGCCGCTGTACTTGGCCTCGAGACGTCGCTTTTGACCCGGATTCCTCACCAGCATCAGTGCCCAACCCTCAATGGCCTCATCCGTCATGCCAGTCTCTTCTCTCAACTTTCCTCTCGCCTGGCCCCTCCTTGTCGTAGCCTGCCTGTCAAATACACTGGGGTCGGCTTGGAAGGCTTTGTACAGTGTTTCTTCGCTAGCATCCTTCTGGCCGTCGGCCTCTTCATTGGCGTTGTCGACCGTGCCTCCAACATCGTCTGCGTCGTAGGTGTCGTCACGTTCGTCGTCATCGGAGTCGAATGCGGCGAGTGCTGATAAGATGGCTGCCCTGTTTGGTGCAGTCGATCTGTCCTTGAGCACGTCGTCGGCAGTCTTTTCGGGTCCCTTCTTTCCAAAGTGGAGCTTGGAAACGTCCAGCTCCAGTCTGTCGAGTTCATCGTCGTCAAACACATTGTGGCGTTCAGGTAACTGCGGCGGCGTTGGTCTAGGTTCAAGCTGGCTTTTCCTTCTTTCAAACGTGGGGGATCTGTGATATCGTCAGCCTTACCATAGTCAAATAAAGAAACAGAGGCAACATACAACGGAGCAGAGCGGTCCATCGCCGCAAGGTGCGGAGGCAATGAATCCTCTAGTAAATGAGCCGTAACAATCTCCGTATTATCACCGTATTCATCAAACAGCTTCGAGATGAACCCTGACCCCAGATCCGGAAACAGATCTTGAATGAGTGATATCTGACTCTGCCGGTGCATGTGCAACTCCGCCTGAACCTGTCCCTCTTCCGCGACATCTTTGCCCTTGCCCTTGTCGACCTTCCTCTTCACGAGCCTCTTTGGCCGCATCATTCCGCCACCAGGCTTCTTGAATCCCTCCAGCGCTGAAATCCGTGACTTCAACGCCGTCGACGCCGCGCCCTTCTCCTCGGCCCTCTTGGACAGCTGCTTCAGCACCGGCGTGACGGTGACGAGCTCAGCCACGAGGGAATCGTTCACGTTCAACGGGCCAACCCTATGCGTCTCGGCAGTGGATTTTAGGGAGAATAACACGTCAGCCAGCATCCCGAAGCGAGGCTGCTCGCCATCCGTCAGGCCTACCAGGCAGAGGTACATCGTCGCGACGAGGACCTTGCGCAGCGGCGGGTTCGTAATCTTGAAGGCCGTGACCAGGCCGTCGAAGAAGTCTGAGCCGGCGAGGAAGAAGGATGCGGCGTGTGGGGAGGCGTGGAGTAGATGGTTCAGGTTCGCGAGGCGGGCCTCGAGGGATTTGAGGTCTGCTTTGAGACCTGCTTCCATGGATTGCGCGAGTGACTTTTTGAGGCCTGCTAGGGGGTGCTCGAGGGCGCTGGCGTGGAGGTGGAAGGCTTTTGAGAGGGTGGTGGGCGCGTTTTTGCGGTAGAGTTTTGAAAAGGCGCAGAGGAAGGGGGCTGTGGTTAGGGGTGTTGGGGGTGGTGTTGTTGGGTTTGTGAGGAGGCGGGATGTGAGTGTGAATGACGACCTGAGTAGGGCCTTTGATGTCGTGGAGGAGCGTCCTAGGATGGGTGAGGGTCCTGCTTCGGCGACTTGTGTTGTAAAGGAGGAGAGGAAGGCTGGGATGGAGGCGTCTTCTTTCACGGCGGCGCGGGAGAGGTCTTTATCTGAGAGGGCGAGGTAGGCTTGCGTGAGGGCCGTCCAGGCTTCGAGGAGGGCTTCCCAATCTTGAGAAGTGAGTTTTGCGCGCCACGATGGCGTGGGGAAGGGGGCCAGGGGCGGGAGGGAGGTTGCCATGATTGCTGGAGCTCTGGGGTTTCGTGAGATGGTGAGTGAGATCTAATGTGAGATGTGCGCTGGAAGTGGCGGGGTAAGATGCTCTCAGGGATGTGAGGAATTCTCTCGCGGGATGCAGGAATAGCAGAATGCTCTTAGAAAGAGCTCAACGTCGGGTCGTAAATGCGCATCGGGTGAGTTTTGGTGACGCGCTTGGAGGTGGCGATGAGGTGAAGTGAGGCGGCTGGCCGTGAGATGTCGTTCTCTCAGATCTCGCCGGATGATTCATTCATTGACGTCGGTGCCTCTCCCCAGCCGGGCCATGCAGTGAGCTTTCGGCGGAGCTGCGAATGCGGAAGTGGGTACCTTCATGGTGGGGTTCGTTCTTTCTCTTGTGCCTGTTTGCTTGTTGCCGCCGCAAATGGTCAGCTCAAAAGATACGTATCTTTTTTCGCCGTCCCAGTTTCTGCGCTAGGCCTACCTAGGCTTAGCCACAACACTCGGTAAAGCCCTACTTCCCAAACCCCACGAAAAAAAGTTCGCGATCGCAATTCCCTCCGACTGCAAGCTCTCCGATAGCCCAAAAGATCATCAGCCTTCATCACTTTGCCGCAACCAAGCCGTTCGAGTCGTGAAGGAAATTCAACCTGTCCCTACCCTTACCAAACACCCAACCGAACCTCTTCGTTCAACAACACTTCAAAATGTCTTACAACAAGGACAAGGACTTCGGCGAGGCGCCCAAGACGCACAAGATCCGCATCACCCTCTCCTCCCGCAAGGTCCAGTCCCTCGAGAAGGTCAGCGCCGAGCTCATTGAGCGCGCCAAGTCAAAGGACCTCCGCGTCTCCGGCCCCGTCCGCCTGCCCACCAAGACCCTCAAGGTCACCACCCGCAAGACCCCTTGCGGTGAGGGTTCCAAGACCTGGGATTGCTTCGAGATGCGCATCCACAAGCGTCTCATTGAGTGAGTTTTCCGCTGTTGGCGTGAAACGATTGGAGCGAGAATGCTAATGATCGAACAGCCTCAACGCCCCCACCGAGATCGTCAAGCAGATCATCATCAACATCGAGGCCGGTGTCGAGGTCGAGGTCACCATTGCCGCATAAGCGATTGGTATCCAAGCCCCGAAACAAAAATGTTGTAAAGACGAGTTGTTGTTGTAGGAGGGACGAAACGGTATGGGCTTCGGACTTGGGAATGCTGCGTTCGCTAAGCCAGCGACGAGGGCTGGCCGAAAGGTTTTACACCTCAACGCAGCTATGCAAAGGCGGCGGGACGAGTGAGGCGGTCTAGATACCACCCGAATCAACTGATGACCCCCCATTTTGAGTTCCTCTACTGTGATGTGTCGTATGGATATGCATGAAGCCCAGTTGAAGTACCTACTGTGATCTTGGCCATATTGCATGTGAAGTCAAGGGCGGTGGGCACGAAGGATTGCGAGTGTCAGGATGTTGAGGAAGATACTCAATGTTTGGGAACTTGTGCCCAACTAGAGCGCAGTATGAGCACCATAATATCACATGCTCAGCCAGATACCCCAACCCACGGCCACCAACTGATCCTTTTTGAAATCAACGCCGTGTAATGCCAGCCCCCTTTACACAAGTACAGATAGACCACTTTTGGCCCTTGCATCGTCGCTTCTGTTCCCGCCCACCCCCTTTACAAATCCCAAAGACAGAACTCTCTCTTAGGAGGCAACTCGGGCATGAGACCCTCAAACTTGCCAGTCTGCGTAAACGATTGCCACTGCTGCTTCGACTTGTCATCATATAACTCGTCGGGTAGCTCAGTGTCCTTGTAATAATTTGGCGGACCATCCGGGAACCATATCCTCGTCCACGCGCCGTTGAAGGCTCGAATGCCAGGCAGATTGCCCTGGTAGGTGACGGGCTTGCCCTTCCAATTGGATAACCGCCCGTTCATGTCCTTGGAGCTGTAGCTCGACACTGGTGGATGCTGCCTCGAGCTCCCCGGCGGGTACGGCCCGCTCCCAGGCGCCGCCGCTTGTTGCGCGGCGGGCGGAGCTGGTGCAGCGGTCTGCCCTCCAAATGGGTTTGGCGCCGATCCGCCTGCTCCGAGGCCACCGGACGGCTGGCCAAACGGGGACGCATTGTTCTGTCCAAAGGGGTTCGTCTTCTGGCCAAGCTGAGCTGGTTGTCCGAATCCGCTGGCAGGCTGCGTAGGCTGAGCAGTCGCCGCCGGTTGACCGAAGGTGCTGGGCTGCGCATCGGTTTTCGCTCCAAAGGGGTTGGTCGCCGCCGGCTGCGCTTGAGAAGGCTGACCGAAGGGACTGGAAGATGCAGTCTGGGCCGGTTGTCCGAATGCACTTGTTGTCGCAGGCTGTACTGGCTGACCAAACGGACTTGGGTTCGTCTGGGCGGGAGCCCCGAAAGGGTTGGCATTCTGTGTCGTATTCTGCGCGGGCTGTCCAAAGGGGCTGGGCCTGGCCGTGCTCTGCGAAGCCTGACCAAATGGACTGGATGTATTGTTGCTGCCGGCGCTGGCAAACGGGCTGGCACCGCTCGTCGCGCCTC
The Colletotrichum lupini chromosome 6, complete sequence DNA segment above includes these coding regions:
- a CDS encoding 40S ribosomal protein S20 produces the protein MSYNKDKDFGEAPKTHKIRITLSSRKVQSLEKVSAELIERAKSKDLRVSGPVRLPTKTLKVTTRKTPCGEGSKTWDCFEMRIHKRLIDLNAPTEIVKQIIINIEAGVEVEVTIAA
- a CDS encoding CUE domain-containing protein; protein product: MATSLPPLAPFPTPSWRAKLTSQDWEALLEAWTALTQAYLALSDKDLSRAAVKEDASIPAFLSSFTTQVAEAGPSPILGRSSTTSKALLRSSFTLTSRLLTNPTTPPPTPLTTAPFLCAFSKLYRKNAPTTLSKAFHLHASALEHPLAGLKKSLAQSMEAGLKADLKSLEARLANLNHLLHASPHAASFFLAGSDFFDGLVTAFKITNPPLRKVLVATMYLCLVGLTDGEQPRFGMLADVLFSLKSTAETHRVGPLNVNDSLVAELVTVTPVLKQLSKRAEEKGAASTALKSRISALEGFKKPGGGMMRPKRLVKRKVDKGKGKDVAEEGQVQAELHMHRQSQISLIQDLFPDLGSGFISKLFDEYGDNTEIVTAHLLEDSLPPHLAAMDRSAPLSPTFERRKSQLEPRPTPPQLPERHNVFDDDELDRLELDVSKLHFGKKGPEKTADDVLKDRSTAPNRAAILSALAAFDSDDDERDDTYDADDVGGTVDNANEEADGQKDASEETLYKAFQADPSVFDRQATTRRGQARGKLREETGMTDEAIEGWALMLVRNPGQKRRLEAKYSGAAAFTGTQTEILSTAWRASPAGSGAEDSENGGGSYSRGGGGGRGRGGRGRGGRGGGGRGGGNVAGPTGEKETEAARRRKEASKSSRANHNRRDQRAKKMARGGFPG